CACGCAATCGGCCCCTTCGTGCCTTGTGTTTTTTACCACGGGATAGACCGGATTGATATTTAACGGTCCCACTCACAAAGAAAGCCTTGCCTCTTTCCTTCAACCATGTCGTTCCAGGTTCCGTATAGAATCTCGCCAACATCTTCGACACCATTTGTGTTGTCCGGCTGCCGAGGCCCCCAATGAGTGTAATAAAAAGGCTCGCCGTTAACCCATAGCCACTTTCCTTCCACTTCCTCGTCGGTGGCCCCAATCCATGCACCGCTCGCGTGCGCACGGTCGATCAATTGCACAGCGAAAGAATCCTCACGCGCGTTACCGATGCAAATAAGATGACCACCCATTTTCTCGCATTTTGCACGTGCCACGTGCCAAGTAGATTTATCCGCGAAGTATTTGTAATGATGTCCCTCGAACGCTACTGCGTCGATAGGAATTTCATTATCTGTTTGCTGGCCAATTTTGGATTCCGGCAATGTTTTGTAGATTTGTCCAGTAATTCTGAATGCCTGCAATTCTTGATCGACCGCGTTGGCGTCGTCGATTTGGCCGGCTTGCGTGTAAGCCTTGCGGGCTGCAAGGTAAGCATCCTCCAAATTCGCCCGCGCCTTTTTGTTGGCTTCGGTGTACGTCCGCGTCGATACCGATTTTGGAAGTTCGTCGTTGGACTCAAACGCTGTCTGCTCAGCCCGTACCTTTTCAAGCAATGTAAGATTGCCTGCCTTTTGCGCCCCTGCTTCCTTATCCGTGAGTAGTGTTGCAAGTGCACTATGAGCGGCAGCCATGTCCTTCTCAAAGTCCTGTTTAGCAGCGGTCAGCTGCGCTTTGATGGGGTCATCTTGAGCCGCCCTTGCGGTACAGACGAGAAATACAACCAACAAAACAGTGAACTGGCGCATTACAGTACCTCCGAAAGTTACACCAGAATCGGAATAAGTAGTCGTTATTTTGCGCCCCCACCAATCGGTTGTCAAAAGGTGGTAATAGAATGCGCCAATTCGAGCCGAACAGGCGTGGGGACATTCTGGATTTCTTACGGACCCCATTGGCTCTGCCAGCGCTGCCGACTTTAACCGCTGGCCCAAAAATTGCCTTGCATTTTATAATCAATGCTCTATAGTGTACATCTGTATGTCACGTAATTGACGTGTAAAACTTCGTGTTTCCATTGCTCGATGGATGCGTGAGCCGATTTCCGCTGTAGCCGGCCTCTGTGAGGCCGCTCCGGGGTCGCAGACCCCGGCTACAGTTTATGATCCGCCCACACAATGATCGCGACATTGATCCATGACAACAGGCAAACAAGCTAGAAAGGTAGTCTAGTCACTGCTATATCGGAAACGGGACTGAAACGATGTAGCGCCTGCAGTGCGTGCCTCTGCGGAGTTGGTCCTCCGGTTAGATAGGAAGCGTTAAGCAAATGGAAAATCAACATGACGTTAATTGCCAGATGCTTCCCGCTTCAGTGGAAGGTCGTCGGCCCGACAACGCGCCTCTTCCTATGATCCGCCCACCCGGGACCGTCATAGGCGAAAACGAGCGCTGGGGTCGTGACAGGTCGATCGGCGTTATGACTTAATGCCTGGTTAGGCATCCCAGGCGCCGATCGTCAAACATTACATAGGTGACCTGGTGCTCTTCTCACTCCCTCTCCCCTTGTGGGAGAGGGTTGGGGTGAGGGGTGCTAGAATCACCGAACGCACGACCCCTCGGGGCCGACGACACCGGAAATCATTTTATCAAGAGTTCCCAAATGTTCCCCTGCGCGCATCGGGCGCGCTTTGGTCATTGGTGCTTGGTCATTGGTCATTCATTCGTCATTCGTCCCGGCGCGCCGGGATCGTCATTCCCACCCACTGCCCCCTGTCCCCTATCCCCTCATGCCCCTCACTCGTACTCCAAGATCGGCTGGTCGACGGCCAGCGTTTCGCCGACGGTGGCTAGGGCTTTTTGAATTTTGCCGTCGCGCTCGGCACACAGCACGTTTTCCATTTTCATCGCCTCGACCACGGCTAGGTGCTGGCCCAGTTTCACTTCTTCTCCCACGCGCACCATCAACTGCGACAGCAACCCCGGCATGGGGGAAAGCAAATACTTGGCGGTATCGACCGGCTTTTTTTCCGGAATCGTAGCCAGCAGTTCGGCCGCCCGGGCGGTCAGCACCATGACGTCGACCTGCGAACCCCAGTGGAACAAGCGGTAAAACATGTTCCGCCGCTCCACCTGAATGCAGACCGGCGTACCGTATACGGTGCCCTTAAACAGCGGCTGGCCAAATTGCCAATCGCTGAGCACGCGGTAGCAATTACCCTGATAAATGACATCGTGCCCGCCGGCGATGGGGCGCACATTCACGGCGTGCTGCTTGCCGGCCAGCACCACGACCCAATCGTCCTGCACTTTTCGTTCATAACCGTGCATTTGGCCGCTGATGCCCGCCGCCCGGTCCATGTATCGGCGATGAATGGCCGCGGCCACGGTAATGAGCATCGCCGGATTGTCATGGACCGTGTCGGCCGGGTGAAAGCCGGTGGGGTATTCCTCGGCGATGGTATTCGTGCTAATGCGGCCTTCGCGAAAACGCACATGTTGGACGAGCGCCGCCAGAAAGCTGATGTTGTGCGACACGCCGCGAATGTAAAACTCGTTCAGGGCGTCGCGCATGCGCAAAATTGCCTCGTCACGAGTTGCCCCGTGGGTAATGAGCTTGGCGATCATCGGGTCGTAGTGGATCGAAACCTCGCCCCCCTCGTAAACGCCGGTATCGACCCGCACGGATTGGGTTTCCTGCGGCGGCAAGTAACGCACCAGGCGGCCCACCGACGGCAGAAAATTGCGAAACGGATCTTCCGCGTAAACGCGGGCTTCAATGGCGGCGCCGTTCATTTGCACGTCGGATTGCGAAAACGGCAGCAATTCGCCGGCGGCGATGCGAATCATCAACTCGACCAGGTCCAATCCCGTGACGAATTCCGTAACCGGATGCTCGACCTGCAACCGGGTGTTCATTTCCAGGAAGTAAAAGTTCCGGTCGGCGTCGACAATAAACTCCACGGTGCCGGCCGATTGATAGTTGGCCGCGCGGGCCAACGCCACCGCCTGCTGGCCCATGGCGGTCCGGGTCGCCTGATCGAGAAAGGGCGAGGGCGCTTCTTCGATGACTTTTTGATGCCGCCGCTGCAGCGAACATTCGCGCTCGCCCAAATAAACGATGTTTCCATGAATGTCGGCGAGAATTTGAATTTCGATGTGCCGCGGCTGGTCGATATATTTTTCGATGAAGATCCGATCGTCGCCAAATGCGGAGCGCGCTTCTCCGGTGGCCCGCAAAAAACCTTCGCGGCACTGGTCGTCGTTGCGTGCCAGCCGCATCCCTTTGCCGCCGCCGCCCGCGCTGGCTTTCAGCATGACAGGGTAACCGATCTCGTTGGCGATGCTGACGGCGTGATCGGCATCGTGAATAATTTCCGTGTGGCCGGGTATGGTGTTCACACCCGCCTGACGAGCGATTGTTTTGGAAGTAATTTTATCGCCCAGGCTGGTCATGGCCTGCGGTGGCGGGCCGATGAACACGATGCCGGCCTCGCCAAGCCGCTGGGCAAAAGCAGCCTTTTCGGAAAGAAAACCGTAACCGGGGTGTACGGCCTGGGCCCCGGTGGTTTGGCAGGCCTGCAAGATTTTGTCGATGGCCAAATAACTTTGAGCCGAAGCGGGCGGGCCAATGCAAACGGCCTCGTCAGCCAGCGAAACGTGCAGCGCTTCGACGTCGGCCTCGGAGTAAACCGCCACGGTGCCAATTCCCATGTTCCGCGCGGTTTTGATCACGCGGCAGGCAATTTCACCCCGATTGGCAATCAGAATTTTTTTGAACATGGCCTACGGACAGGGGTCTTGTGTCTGGTCGTCTGGTTGTCTAGTGGCTGGGTTTTGCTTCTACAGTGGGATGTTGCCGTGTTTGCGCCACGGGTTTTCCAGTTTTTTGTTTCGCAGCATGGCCAGCGAGCGGCAAATGCGCGTGCGGCTTTGGCGCGGCATGATGACGTCGTCGATGTAACCGCGATGCCCGGCAATGAACGGGTTGGCAAACTTGGTGCGGTATTCTTCGGTCAGCTCGGCAATTCGTTGGCCGTTGCCGATGTCTTTGCGAAAGATGATTTCCACGGCCCCCTTGGGACCCATCACGGCGATTTCGGCGGTTGGCCAGGCGATGTTGACGTCGCCCCGCAAGTGCTTCGACGCCATCACGTCGTAAGCGCCTCCGTAGGCCTTCCGCGTAATCAACGTGATTTTGGGCACCGTGGCTTCGGCATACGCATACAGCAGCTTGGCGCCGTGCTTAATGATGCCGCCAAACTCCTGCGCCGTGCCGGGCATAAAGCCGGGAACATCGACGAAGGTCAAAATCGGGATGTTAAAGGAATCGCAAAACCGCACGAAGCGGGCCGCCTTGATCGACGATTTGATATCCAGGCAGCCGGCCAACACCAGCGGTTGATTGGCGACAATCCCCACCGGGTTGCCTTCCATTCGGGCAAACCCGACGATGATGTTCTTGGCATGCTCGGGCTGGATTTCGAAAAAGTCGGTGTCGTCGACAATTTTGAAAATCAACTCTTTCATGTCGTACGGCTTGTTGGGATTGGCCGGAATGAGCGTATCCAAGGAAGGTTCAACCCGGTCGGCCCGGTCGGGCGTGGGGCGATGGGGCGGCGGCAGGCGGTTGTTGGCCGGCAAGTAGTTGATGAAGCGCCTGACCATGAGCAGCGCTTCGACGTCGTTTTCGAAGGCCCGGTCCGCCACGCCGGATTTGGTGGAATGGGTGATGGCGCCCCCCAGTTCTTCGTGCGTTACGCTTTCGTGCGTTACGGTTTTCACCACGTCCGGCCCGGTGACGTACATGTAAGAGGTGTCTTTCACCATGAACACGAAATCGGTCATGGCCGGCGAGTAAACGGCGCCGCCCGCACAGGGGCCCATGATTACCGAGACTTGCGGAATGACGCCCGAAGCCAACACGTTGCGTTGGAACACTTCGGCATAGCCGCCCAACGAGGCTACGCCTTCCTGGATGCGGGCCCCGCCCGAATCGTTCAAGCCGATGACCGGCGCGCCGACCTTGATGGCATGGTCCATGATTTTGCAAATTTTTTCGGCATGCGCTTCGGAAAGCGATCCGCCGAAGACGGTGAAATCTTGGCTGAAGATGAACACCATGCGGCCGTTGATCGTTCCGTAGCCGGTGACCACCCCGTCGCCGGGAATGCGCTGCTGGTCCATGCCGAAATCGCTGCAGCGATGCTCAACGAACATGTCCCATTCCTCGAACGTGCCCGGGTCCAGGAGCAATTCAATCCGTTCCCGCGCGGAAAGCTTTCCCTTGGCGTGTTGTGCCTCGATGCGTTGGCGTCCGCCGCCGAGTTCCGCTGCGGCACGTTTTTGTTCGAGTTGGTGAACGATTTCTTGCATAAGGAATTATTTAGCTGGGGAAGCCGCCTTGTTAAAGTTGTCATTGAAAGGCCGCGCGGAGCAGCGCTGGCATTAGGCCGCCGCGCTGGCAATTCGGTTTAGCCGTTTTCACGAATGCGTCAAGAGGCCAGTCTCCATTTGGTCGCCAGAAGCGCAGTTAAATGTTTTCTTGTTGGGCTTCCAACTGTCGAATCCGTTCTTCCAGTTGCGCGACCCGTTTTCCCAATTCATCGGCTTCGTCGGTCGGAGGCGTCAACGGGGCTTGGTTGCTGTTGCGGGGCACAAAGTTGTCCAGCCACGCTTTGATCCAGTGCATGGGTTTTTGCGCCAAATTGATGGCTGCCGCCCCATGCCGTTGCAGATACTCCAAATAAGGGAGCACCTGGCGGAAATAATCACGCAAGAAGTCGGACATGACCTCGTTGGAGCGCAAGATGTAATGCAACATGCCGATGGGGAACAGCCGCATTTTTTCCGGCTGCCGTTCCATGATGATCCGCGTGAGCACAATGCCGGTCAAATCCTCGTCGGTCTGGCTATCGTGAATTTCGACATTTTGTCCCCGCCGGACCATGGCTTCGATGTCTTCCAGCGAAACGTAGTTGCTTTTGTCGCGCGCGTAAAAGCGGCGATTGGGATAGCGTGTGATTTGGACCAGATCGTCAGGCATCGGCATTACTCCCAGCAGCATCTTCGTACGGCCCAATTATACCTCAATTTAGCGCTTTTGCAACATTGTGCTTAACATTATGCAGCATTATTGCCCATATAAATGCCGATATAATCTAACAGACGTCTATAAAATGTGGTATTAAATGCGATTTCGCATTTGCAGCATAATAGGCTTGACATTGGGGGTCGATTATGAGATAATTGCTGCAGAAGCGAAGATCGGCGGCCGATTGATCTCGCACCTGCACATTCACGCTTTTTTATGGGAGAACAAGCCATGGCAACCGAAACAGCGGCCGGCAGCAAAGTGTTTGAGGACGTTTTTCAAAACATCCGTCGCGCGGCGGAAACCAACCTTAAATTGCACCAGGAGATTTTTCATCAGTGGACGCACATGTGGCCCTTTCCGACGCCACAGTCGATTTGGATCGACAAAGCGCGCGATTTCCAGAAGCAATGGGCCACCACGGTTTCCGATTTGGTCCGCAAGCACCGCGATGTGATGGACAAACAGTATCAGGCTGCCATCGAAGCACTCGATGCGGCGTTGCGCGTCGGCGAGGCGACCAACCCGGAAGAATACCGACGACGGAGCGAGCAACTTTGTCGGAAAACGCTGGATTGCCTGCGCGAGGCTTCCGAAGCGCAGATCGGCGAATTCCAAGATGCGGTGCTGAAATGCACCGAGCTGTTGACCAAGGCGGGCTCGTAGTTCACGCCAATACGGCTGCCGAAGTTCGTTTTGGCAGCCTAAGGCCGTTTAGTTCGTCCTCATTTCAGGCGGACTTGCGATAAGGAGCAACTGCCATGAAGATCGAAAACAAGGTTGCCCTTGTAACCGGTGCAGCCAGCGGCATTGGGCGAGCGGTGGCGCGGGAGTTGGCCAAACGTGGCGCGAGAATCGTCATCCTGGTGGATCGGAGCGACCTGGTCTTTGAAGCGGCGGAAATGATCAATAAGGAAATAGGCCGCGACATTGTGCAGGCCAACGCCGGCGACGTGACGAACGAAACCTTTCGGGTACAGGTGTATGACGAAGCCGTTTCTCGGCACAACCTGGTAAGCATTTGCGTGCCAGCGGCGGGTATTACCAAGGATGGGCTAGCGGTTCGAATGAACAAAGAGACGGGAAAGGCGGAACCGTATTCCATCACTACGTTCCGGCAAGTGATGGAAGTGAATCTTGTGGCGCCGATCTATTGGGCCATAGAAATGGTCGTTCGGATTGCCGAGGACCGGCACAAGCGAGGTTTGAAGCGCTGGGAACCGGAGGAAGCGGTTCAGGGAGCCATTGTGTTCATCGGCTCGGTATCGTCGCGTGGCAATAAGGGGCAAATTTCCTATGCGACGACCAAGGCGGGTTTGGAAGGCGCGGCAGCCACGCTCATGAAGGAGGCCATGTATTGCGGGGTGCGCTGCGGCATCATTCATCCAGGCTTCACCGATACGGCGATGGCCCAGCAGTTAGGAAAAGAGTTTCTGGAAAAGAATGTTCTTCCGTTTACTCAACTCCGCCGACTGATACGGACCGAGGAAATTGCCGATGCGATTTGTTTTATGATTTCCAATTCCGCGGTCAGCGGCGAGTTGTGGGCCGACGCGGGCTGGCATCCGCCGGCCTGACGTCAAAAGCCGGGGTGCAGTCGGCGCAGGCCGCACCCCAAAATTCAAAGGCCGTGAGTCGGTGAATCGCGGTCCAGTTGGCAGTTTCCGCGGTGATTTCGGCGGTTGCGACGATGTTTCTCAGCGTGGGTTATTTCAATGAGGAACAAGTTATGATTGTCACCGTTGAGCAGCATATTCTACTGGAGCAGCGTAAGCGGTTTCCGCAAGCCACGGGGGCATTTTCGTGGTTGCTTTCGGGCATTACGCTGGCGACGAAAATGACGCAGGCCAAGGTGCGCCGCGGTGGATTGCTGGACGTGCTGGGAGAGGCTGGGACGACGAATTTGCATGGAGAGGCACAACACAAGTTGGATGTTTATGCCAACCAGGCGTTGCTGCACTGTTTGCGGATGCGCGAGGACGTGGCCATATTGGCCTCGGAAGAGAACGACGACCCGGTGATGTTCGAAGGGCGCGCCGAGAGCGGCAAATACATTGTCGTTGTTGACCCGTTGGACGGATCGTCGAATATCGACGTGAATGTGGGAGTGGGAACGATATTTTCGATCCTGCTCCAATCGCCCATTGTCTCGCGCGATCACCCTCATGCGGCTGTGTTGCAGCCCGGGGTGCGACAAATTGCCGCGGGATATGTGGTTTATGGCTCGTCGACCATTCTCGTGTACACCTCGGGGCAAGGCGTTCACGGCTTTACGTTGGATCCGGAAATTGGCGCATATGTGCTCAGTCATGAAAACATCCGCATGCCGGAAGCGGGTAAAATTTATTCGGTGAACGAGGCCAACGCCGACAGCTTTCCGGAGGAATATCAGCAGTACTTGGGGAAGTTGCGCAGCGGCGCTTTGGGGCGGCGATATACATCGCGCTACATTGGGTCGTTGGTGGCCGATTTTCATCGCACGTTGATCAAGGGGGGAGTGTTTTTATATCCCCCGACACGAGATTATCCCCAAGGCAAGCTGCGGTTGCTGTACGAGGCCAATCCGATTGCTTTCATTGCGGAACAAGCCGGCGGGATGGCAACGGACGGGACCGGGCGAATTATGGAAATCCAACCGCACGACATTCACCAGCGAGTGCCGCTGGTGGTAGGGGGAAAAACCGAAGTTCAGGAGCTGAGTCATTGCACCAGAGGCCGGGAACGATTGACGGCGGCGCGCATGAACGGAACGCGAGAAAGCGTGAAATGAAGGCTTGCGATTTGTTTTGCCGCGTCAATCGAAGTGAGGCTCTCGTCGATGAGGGGAGTACTCGATAAGCGCCTGCATGTAGTTGGCGCGTTCCAGTTGTCCCGGGTCCGGAGCATTGCCGCGGCTCATGCTGCCTTTCAATTGCTCGACGGATGAGTATTCGTGTTCTTCGAGCCAGCGGGCCAGGTCGACCAGCAGCGTCCTTAAAAAGTCGGGACCTTTAAGCAGGAGGACACTGGTCATAAAGGTGACATCGGCGCCGGCTAAGAGCAGCTTGATGATGCCCTGGGTGCGATGCACTCCGCCAGTGGCGGCCAGCGAAGCATTGATTTGATCGCGGAGGATGGCAATCCAGCGGATGGGGACGCGTGCTTCGTGCCGGTGGCTGAGGATCAAATCGGGCTTGAACGTCAACGATTCGAGATCGATATCGGCTTCGAGGTAACGGTTGAATAAGACCAGGCCCGCGGCGCCGGCATAAACCAGCCGGCGGGCAAAATGCGGGAGGCTGGAAAAATTTTGACCGAGTTTCACGCCGACGGGAATCGAAACCGATTGGCAAACCTGGGCGACCAATTGAACATAACGATTTTCGACGTCCGTGGAGGTCATCTCTGGATTGGTCGGGACGAAATAAATGTTCAGCTCTAGGGCATCGGCTCCGGCATTTTGGATGGCTTTGGCATAGCGGACCCAGCCGCTGGAAGAGCAGCCGTTTAGACTGCCGATCAGCGGAATCGAAACGGCGCGTTTGGCCGTTTCCAAGTATTTAAGGTAACCACGCGGGCCGGTGTTGTAGTTTTCCAGCTCAGGAAAAAAGCTGAGCGATTCGGCAAACGATTCGGCCTGATACTCATAGAGCCGCTCCAGTTCTTGCTCATCGTGCTGAATTTGTTCCTCGAAGAGCGAGGGCAAAACAGCCACCGCAGCGCCGGCATCTTGCAGGCGGCGAAGCGAATCGAGCCGGCCGGTCAGGGGGCCAGCCGAAGCACCCAACGGATTTACAAGATTTTGCCCCAGATAGCGTGTGGAAAGATCGACGTTCATAGTGCGACCGGGTTTGTGGTTTTAGGTGAGGGAATTGAGTCACCGTTGACGTCGGCGTTTGTTGCTGATTCGGCGGGAGCGGGGGAAGTTGAACCGCCGCGATCGATGGCAGCCATTTGTTCGTAATACCGCCATTGATCATCAATGTCGCGCTGGGCCAAAGCAAATAAACGTTCGGCATGCTCTGGATTCGAGCGGGCCAACATTGCAAACCGGCCTTCGAGCATCGCAAAATCTCGGAATCTGGTCTTTGGTTTGTGACTATCTAAACGGAACGACTGGCCGCCTGATTGGGCCTGGCGGGGATCGAAGTGATAGAGGGGCCAAAAGCCGCAGTTGACAGCGTCTTTTTGGTGTCCCATGGAAGTGGTCATGTTGATGCCGTGCGCAATGCAATGGCTGTAGGCCAGAATGAGCGACGGGCCGTGATAGGATTCGGCCTCTTGGAAGGTGCGAATGGTTTGCGCCGGGTTTGCGCCCATCGCCACCTGACCGACATAAACGTTGCCGTAGGCCACGGCCATCATTCCCAGGTCTTTTTTGCGAGACGCTTTACCGCCCGATGCAAACTTGGCGACCGCGCCCCGGAACGTGGCTTTCGACGCTTGACCGCCGGTGTTGGAATATACGCCGGTGTCGAGGACCAGGATGTTTACGTCGCGGCCGGTGGTGAGGACATGATCTAAGCCGCCGTAACCGATGTCATAGGCCCAGCCATCGCCGCCGACGATCCACACCGAGCGCTTCACCAACGAATCGGCAATCGCATCCAGTCGTTTTGCATCGGGCGAATTGATTCGAGTCAATCGTTTGCGCAGGGCAGCGACGCGCTGCCGCTGTTGGGCCAATTCAGCTTCGTTTGTCTGGGAAGATTCGATTAATTGCTGGACTAGCCCATCGCCAAGCTGGCCGCTCAATTGCGCCAGAAGATATTGAGCGTAGCCTTGCTTTTGGTCGATGGCCATGCGGAGGCCGAGTCCAAATTCGGCGGTATCTTCGAACAGCGAATTGTTCCAGGCTGGACCGCGGCCCAGGGCGTTTTGTGCCCAAGGGGTGGTTGGCAAATTCCCGCCATAAATGGAAGAGCAACCGGTGGCATTGCCGATGACCGCTCGGTCGCCAAAGAGTTGGCTAAGAAGTTTCAGATACGGGGTTTCGCCGCAGCCGGCGCAGGCGCCGGAGAATTCGAACAGCGGCTGCAACAGTTGCGAGCCTTTGACGGTGTCGATTTTCGCGCTGGTGCGGTCGAATTCGGGAATCTGCAAAAAGAAATCAAAATTTTCCCGCTCCGTCGCCAAATGCGGCAGCTTGGCCTCCATGTTGATGGCTTTGTGCTTAACCACTTCTTTGCTTTTGGCCGGACAAACATCGACACACACACCGCAGCCCGTGCAATCGTCGGGGGCAACTTGAATTGTCATCAAGTAGTCGGGCAATTCTTTTGCGGCGTACGGTTTGGATTGGAACGATTTTGGAGCAGCTTCGCAGGCCTGGCTTGGAAAGGCCTTCATCCGGATGGCTGCATGCGGACAAACCAGCGCGCACAGACCGCATTGCGTGCACAAATTTTTGTCCCAGATGGGAATGTCAATTGCGATGCTGCGCTTTTCGAAGCGGGCGGTGTTCGTTGGGAAAGTACCATCGACGGGCAATGCGCTAACCGGAAGCCGATCGCCCTGGCCACTGAGAAGCATTGCCGTGACGCGCTCGATAAAAGCATCCATTTGATTGCCAGTTACTGAGATGGCTGGCAATCTGTGCGTGGTGGAGGTCGCTTCGGCTGGCACTTCAACTTGGTGTAACGAGGCCAGCGCGCCATCCACGGCGGCCCAATTGCTTTGCAGGACCGATTCGCCGCGTCTGCCGTAGGTTTTGCGAATGGATTCCTTGATTTTTTCGACCGCTTGTTCGCGCGGCAGCACATTGGCCAGGGCGAAAAAGCACGTTTGCATGGCGGTATTAAAGCGGCCTGCCATGCCCGCCATTTGTGCCACGCTGTAACCATCGACCACGTAAAACTTCAGCCGCTTGTCGATGATTTGCTGCTGGACTTCGCGCGGCAGGCGGCCCCACACTTCATCAGGGCCGAAGGGGCTATTGAGCAAAAAGGTGGCCTCGGGGTCGGCCAGTTGCAGCATGTCGAGTCGTTCGAGAAATTGAAATTGATGGCAGGCCACAAAATTCGCCCGCTCGATTAGATACGTGGAATCGATCGGCCGCGGACTGAACCGCAAGTGGGAAATTGTGACCGAGCCGGCCTTTTTGGAGTCGTAAACAAAGTACCCTTGCGCGTAAAGCGGCGTGTTCTCGCCGATGATTTTTACAGAGTTTTTCGTCGCGCCCACGGTGCCGTCGCTCCCCAGGCCGTAGAAGACAGCGCGGGTGACATCGCTGCCCTCGGTAGTAAACTCTTCGTCCCACTTCAGGCTGAGATGTGTCACATCGTCAATAATGCCGATGGTGAAATGTTGCTTGGGCTGCTCAGACGAAAGTTCGTGGAACACCCTGGCGGCCATGGCCGGCGTGAACTCTTTGGACGACAAGCCGTAGCGGCCGCCGATGACGACCGGCCGGGGATGGCCATTGCTCCCATTGGGCCACTGCTCGGCCAGCGCGGTAACGACGTCCTGATACAGGGGCTCGCCCATGGCGCCGGGTTCTTTGGTGCGATCGAGGACGGCGATGGTGCGCACGGTGCGCGGCAGTGCTTTGATGAATGCTTCGACGGCGAACGGACGGTACAGCCGAACCTTGAGCAAGCCAACTTTTTCGCCGCGATCTGTCAAAACTTTTAGGGCTTCGGCAACGGCGCCGACGCCGGAGCCCATCATGACGATGACGCGCTGGGCATCGGGCGCTCCCTCGTACTGGAACAAATGATATTCTCGCCCGGTGAGAGCGGCGAATTGATCCATCTTCGCTTGGACCAGGCTGGGGACTGCATCGTAAAATCGATTGCAAGCCTCGCGGGCTTGAAAAAACACGTCGGGATTTTGCGCGGAGCCGCGCAGGACCGGCCGATCTGGATCCAGGCTTCGCGCGCGGTGTGCTTCGACGCACGCTGGATCGATCATGGAGCGCAAGTCGTCGTCGGCAAGCTGTTCGATTTTGTTGACTTCGTGCGAGGTGCGGAAACCATCGAAGAAGTGCACAAACGGCACGCGAGTTTCCAACGTGGCAGCATGGGCCACCAGGGCCAAATCATGCGCTTCCTGCACCGAGTTGGAACACAACATGGCCCAGCCGCATTGACGGCAGGCCATGACGTCACTGTGATCGCCGAAGATCGACAGGCAATGGGTCGCGATGGTACGGGCGGAAATGTGAAACACCGTGGGCGTCAGCTCGCCGGCAATTTTGTACATGGTGGGGATCATCAGCAGCAG
The nucleotide sequence above comes from Pirellulales bacterium. Encoded proteins:
- the nifJ gene encoding pyruvate:ferredoxin (flavodoxin) oxidoreductase — its product is MQSRQPVTVDGNEAAASIAHRLSEVIAIYPITPASPMGELADAWSAQGRTNIFGAVPDVIEMQSEAGAAATVHGALQTGALSTTFTASQGLLLMIPTMYKIAGELTPTVFHISARTIATHCLSIFGDHSDVMACRQCGWAMLCSNSVQEAHDLALVAHAATLETRVPFVHFFDGFRTSHEVNKIEQLADDDLRSMIDPACVEAHRARSLDPDRPVLRGSAQNPDVFFQAREACNRFYDAVPSLVQAKMDQFAALTGREYHLFQYEGAPDAQRVIVMMGSGVGAVAEALKVLTDRGEKVGLLKVRLYRPFAVEAFIKALPRTVRTIAVLDRTKEPGAMGEPLYQDVVTALAEQWPNGSNGHPRPVVIGGRYGLSSKEFTPAMAARVFHELSSEQPKQHFTIGIIDDVTHLSLKWDEEFTTEGSDVTRAVFYGLGSDGTVGATKNSVKIIGENTPLYAQGYFVYDSKKAGSVTISHLRFSPRPIDSTYLIERANFVACHQFQFLERLDMLQLADPEATFLLNSPFGPDEVWGRLPREVQQQIIDKRLKFYVVDGYSVAQMAGMAGRFNTAMQTCFFALANVLPREQAVEKIKESIRKTYGRRGESVLQSNWAAVDGALASLHQVEVPAEATSTTHRLPAISVTGNQMDAFIERVTAMLLSGQGDRLPVSALPVDGTFPTNTARFEKRSIAIDIPIWDKNLCTQCGLCALVCPHAAIRMKAFPSQACEAAPKSFQSKPYAAKELPDYLMTIQVAPDDCTGCGVCVDVCPAKSKEVVKHKAINMEAKLPHLATERENFDFFLQIPEFDRTSAKIDTVKGSQLLQPLFEFSGACAGCGETPYLKLLSQLFGDRAVIGNATGCSSIYGGNLPTTPWAQNALGRGPAWNNSLFEDTAEFGLGLRMAIDQKQGYAQYLLAQLSGQLGDGLVQQLIESSQTNEAELAQQRQRVAALRKRLTRINSPDAKRLDAIADSLVKRSVWIVGGDGWAYDIGYGGLDHVLTTGRDVNILVLDTGVYSNTGGQASKATFRGAVAKFASGGKASRKKDLGMMAVAYGNVYVGQVAMGANPAQTIRTFQEAESYHGPSLILAYSHCIAHGINMTTSMGHQKDAVNCGFWPLYHFDPRQAQSGGQSFRLDSHKPKTRFRDFAMLEGRFAMLARSNPEHAERLFALAQRDIDDQWRYYEQMAAIDRGGSTSPAPAESATNADVNGDSIPSPKTTNPVAL
- a CDS encoding dihydroorotate dehydrogenase-like protein, translated to MNVDLSTRYLGQNLVNPLGASAGPLTGRLDSLRRLQDAGAAVAVLPSLFEEQIQHDEQELERLYEYQAESFAESLSFFPELENYNTGPRGYLKYLETAKRAVSIPLIGSLNGCSSSGWVRYAKAIQNAGADALELNIYFVPTNPEMTSTDVENRYVQLVAQVCQSVSIPVGVKLGQNFSSLPHFARRLVYAGAAGLVLFNRYLEADIDLESLTFKPDLILSHRHEARVPIRWIAILRDQINASLAATGGVHRTQGIIKLLLAGADVTFMTSVLLLKGPDFLRTLLVDLARWLEEHEYSSVEQLKGSMSRGNAPDPGQLERANYMQALIEYSPHRREPHFD